From the Chloroflexota bacterium genome, the window TGGCAATTTCGGCTGGCTCCACACCTGACCGCAGGGACAGGGAGATGAGCCGGGAGATCCCCTCTAACTGGGCGGTGGCACACCCGCCCGTCTTCCCCAGAGTGGAGAAGACCTCGCATATGCCATGCTCATCCTTGTTGACAGTGACGTAGAGATTACCGCAACCTGTGGATACCTTTTCGGTGGAGCCGCTGGTAGTGCGGGGGCGCTTGCGGGGGGCACGGGCCGCAGGCTCAGCCTTAGTCTCTTGTTTCTCGGGCGCGAGTTCCTGGTGATCGATGCTCAGTACCTGGCTTTCCTTGCTGCGGTCGCGATAGATGGTGATCCCCTTGCAGCCTAACTCATAGGCCAGGCGATAGACCCTGGCCACGTCCTCTCTGGTGGCATCATGGGGAAAATTGACCGTCTTGGAGACGGCGTTATCGGTGTATTTCTGAAAGGCAGCCTGTGTCCTCACGTGCCATTCCGGCGTGATATCGTGAGCAGCCGTGAAAAGCTGCTGCACCCACTGCGGCACCTTGTCCATGCCGCGGACGCTGCCCCTCTGGGCCAGTTCCTTCATCAAGTCCTCGCTGTAGAAATTCTCCTTCCGGGCGACCTCCTCGAAATAGGGGTTCACCTCCAGCAGGTGCTCCCCCTCAAGGATGGTGCGGGTATAGGAGAGGGCAAAGAGCGGCTCGATGCCGCTGGAGCAGCCGGCGAAGATGCTCAGTGTGCCTGTGGGGGCAATGGTGGTGCGGGCGGCATTTCGGAGTTTGGGCCCGCCGGGCACGTCATAGATGCTTCCTTCGAAGGCAGGGAAGGAGCCTCTCTCTTTGGCCAGATCTGCCGAGGCAGCAGTGGCTTCTTTATTAATGAAGCTCATCAGGCTTTCGGCGGTCTCCAGGGCCTTCTCGGAATCATAGGGGATGCCGAGGCAGATCAGGGCGTCGGCGAATCCCATCACCCCGAGGCCGATCTTCCGGGTGGTCTTGGTCATCTTCTCTATCTGGGCAGTAGGAAACTTGTTGGCTTCAATGGTGTTGTCCAGGAACTTGACCACCAGCCTCACCGTGCCGGCCAGCTTGGCATAGTCAATTTCCACGTTGCCATTCTGCTGGCGGAGCATGCGGGAGAGGTTGATGGAACCCAGATTGCAGGACTCGTAGGGAAGCAGGGGCTGCTCGCCGCAGGGGTTAGTGCTCTCAATGGTCCCCAGCTTCGGAGTGGGATTGTCTCTGTTGACGCGGTCGATGAAGATGATGCCGGGGTCGCCCGTTCTCCAGGCCATGTCCACAATCTTGTCAAAGACCTCCCTGGCATTGAGCTTCTGGACGGCCTGCCTGGTATGGGGGTTAATGAGGTCGTAATCGCGGCCCTCATCGACGGCCTTCATGAAGTCCTCGGTGATGGCAACGGAGAGGTTGAAGTTGCTGAAGGCAGTGCCCTTCTCTTTAGCATAGATGAATCTGAGGATATCGGGGTGGTTGATACTGAGGATGGCCATATTGGCCCCGCGACGCATACCACCCTGCTTGATGACATCGGTGGCGACGTCGAAAACGCGCAGGAAGGAGACCGGGCCGCTGGCAATGCCGCCGGTGGAGCCCACCCGGTCGCTCTCCGGGCGGAGTCTGGAGAAGGAGAAGCCGGTGCCGCCGCCGCTCTTATGGATGAGGGCGGTCTGCTTCACCGCTTCGAAGATGGACTCCATGGAGTCGTCAATGGGGAGAACGAAGCAGGCAGAGAGCTGCCCCAGTTCCCTGCCTGCGTTCATCAGAGTGGGTGAATTGGGCAGGAACTCCAGGCTGGTCATCATTTCAAAGAACTGTTCTTCCAGCGTTCTGACATCAGCTTGAGCATTGTAGGCCAGCTCAGCGGAGGCGATGCAATGGGCAACGCGGCGAAACATCTCTTCAGGGGTCTCCACCACCTTGCCCTCAAGGTCTTTCATCAGGTACCGTTTCTCCAGCACCCTCATGGCGTTGGGGTTGAGCTTGATGGTGATCCCTGCGGCGTTCTTTTCAACAGCGGGCTTGGTGCATGACTCTCTCAGTTTGGCATATGCTTCAGCGATCTCTGGATGTCCCATCTCCGTCAAAGCCTCCTTCACCATGCCCTTGATCTCAGGGGGTTGCAGGCTGCGCGGTCCTTTCGGTTTTCCCTTAAGGACAAGGCCTTCCATACCGGGCAGCGGCAGTCTGGTGCCTACCTTTCCCCGCTCCAGGCGTTGAATCACCTGCCCGGTGAGCTGCTCGGCCAGGTTGCGGTCGGAAATACCCACAGACTCGGCGGCGGCGAAGATAGCCCGGGCTATCTGATCGCGGACCAGCCGGTCTGTTTCACCTTTTCTGATG encodes:
- a CDS encoding vitamin B12-dependent ribonucleotide reductase, yielding MADSDIRKGETDRLVRDQIARAIFAAAESVGISDRNLAEQLTGQVIQRLERGKVGTRLPLPGMEGLVLKGKPKGPRSLQPPEIKGMVKEALTEMGHPEIAEAYAKLRESCTKPAVEKNAAGITIKLNPNAMRVLEKRYLMKDLEGKVVETPEEMFRRVAHCIASAELAYNAQADVRTLEEQFFEMMTSLEFLPNSPTLMNAGRELGQLSACFVLPIDDSMESIFEAVKQTALIHKSGGGTGFSFSRLRPESDRVGSTGGIASGPVSFLRVFDVATDVIKQGGMRRGANMAILSINHPDILRFIYAKEKGTAFSNFNLSVAITEDFMKAVDEGRDYDLINPHTRQAVQKLNAREVFDKIVDMAWRTGDPGIIFIDRVNRDNPTPKLGTIESTNPCGEQPLLPYESCNLGSINLSRMLRQQNGNVEIDYAKLAGTVRLVVKFLDNTIEANKFPTAQIEKMTKTTRKIGLGVMGFADALICLGIPYDSEKALETAESLMSFINKEATAASADLAKERGSFPAFEGSIYDVPGGPKLRNAARTTIAPTGTLSIFAGCSSGIEPLFALSYTRTILEGEHLLEVNPYFEEVARKENFYSEDLMKELAQRGSVRGMDKVPQWVQQLFTAAHDITPEWHVRTQAAFQKYTDNAVSKTVNFPHDATREDVARVYRLAYELGCKGITIYRDRSKESQVLSIDHQELAPEKQETKAEPAARAPRKRPRTTSGSTEKVSTGCGNLYVTVNKDEHGICEVFSTLGKTGGCATAQLEGISRLISLSLRSGVEPAEIARQLRGIRCPSIAWQEGHAVLSCPDAISSVLEKEAGEGQESTEHKPVAESTPIRNIAGQCPDCGNLLVYQEGCFLCRSCGYTKCG